In Vicugna pacos chromosome 10, VicPac4, whole genome shotgun sequence, the following proteins share a genomic window:
- the OMP gene encoding olfactory marker protein encodes MWAMAEEGPKPTQLNMPLVLDEGLTKQMRLRVESLKQRGEKRQDGEKLLRPAESVYRIDFIQQQRLQFERWDIMLDKPGKVTITGTSQNWTPDLTNLMTRQLLDPAAIFWSKKDSEAMDWNEADALEFGERLSDLAKIRKVMYFLITFSEGLEPANLKASVVFNQL; translated from the coding sequence ATGTGGGCCATGGCCGAGGAGGGGCCAAAGCCGACGCAGCTCAACATGCCCCTGGTCCTGGATGAGGGCCTGACCAAGCAGATGAGGCTGCGTGTGGAGAGCCTGAAGCAGCGTGGGGAGAAGCGCCAGGATGGTGAGAAGCTGCTGCGGCCGGCTGAGTCCGTGTATCGCATCGACTTCATCCAGCAGCAGAGGCTGCAGTTCGAGCGCTGGGACATCATGCTGGACAAGCCGGGCAAGGTCACCATCACGGGCACCTCCCAGAACTGGACACCTGACCTCACCAACCTCATGACGCGCCAGCTGCTGGACCCTGCTGCCATCTTCTGGAGCAAGAAGGACTCGGAAGCCATGGATTGGAATGAGGCCGATGCCCTGGAGTTCGGGGAGCGCCTGTCCGACCTGGCCAAGATCCGCAAGGTCATGTATTTCCTCATCACCTTTAGTGAGGGCTTGGAGCCCGCCAACCTCAAGGCCTCCGTGGTCTTTAACCAGCTCTGA